GGAGAGGGTTATCGGATATAGAGGATAGGGACTTAGCACGTGATCGCGCAATCGCCAGGGAATACGGTCATGAGATACACTTCCCATTCTTATACCGACCGCTGATCGATTACTCGTTACGGATCCCTCCCGAACTTAAGATCAGGAACGGATACAAAAAATACATCTTACGTGTAGGATGTGAACGGATCGGGTTACCAAAAGAAATCGTATGGAGAAAGAAACTCGCCGCGCAGTACGGTAGCGGTGTGGACCGCGGGATCCGACAGTTGGCTAAAGATTCCGGATTTCGGTACAAATCTGAATACATAAAACATCTCGTAAAAGAAAGGTTGTCCGAAGTATGAACTTTATGGTGAGGTGAACTGTATGAACATGGTGAGGGATAGAGAAGATGATAATGTAAAACCTGGGATCTACAAACATTTTAAAGGGAAATTGTACGAGGTGATAGGTGTTGCGAGACATAGCGAAACACTGGAAGAATTGGTCGTCTACGGAGCATTGTATTACGATGAAAGGTTCGGTGAAAACGCTCTCTGGGTGAGACCTAAGAAGATGTTTTTAGAGCATGTGGTCGTTGACGGTAAGGAAGTGCCGAGATTCAAGTATGTCTGTGCCGAGCCCGGATAAAACGTTTGACTAATTTACGAATCGCAAAATACGATGCGCCTTTGTGAATAATTCTTAAAAAAAAAATAATCCGCAGAGTTATGGACTGTGGGGAGAAAGGAAGTTGCGAAGGTTGGTTATCTTGAAGAAGATGAACATGTCGGGCAGTATTTATGGAAGGATGAGAAAGATAATTTTTGCCACAATCACAAATACAAGTGTGGGTGAAGGCGGTGCGGGTGAAGGAATACATTTTAAAAAGTATTTGATGATAAAATGATTACCTGACCGTCCTTTATCGGACTGTTTCGGAGGAAGGTGTGACCTAAAAGATGCGAAAGCGAACGGTTGGTTTCTATGGAGATTCCGAACATCTACAAAGGTGATTATCGCAAACTGATGGTTGTACCGATATTCCTTGTTATAATAAGCCTGTTTCTTATACCGCGTATACAGTTGGGAATAGAGTTTCGTGGAGGAACTCTGATCACACTGTTAACCGATGGACCGGTGGACACGGTGCAGTTGCAGAAGGAACTTACCGAAGCAGGAATAAAAGTTCGTAGGGTTCAGTTGGTTGAATCATCGATCGGAACAACGGTTGAGATAGAACTTGATGAGTATCCGAAACTTTCGCAGGCTGAAGAATTGAAAGGTGAATTCTACGTATACTTTGAAAACGTGTCACGGTTGTATGCCAACTATCTCATCACAAATAAAACGAATCAAACATTGTATCACGAGTACGTTCAACAACGTGCCAAACTCGATGAAATAGTTAATCAGATGTTCTCGCTTGCATCGTATACCCCGAACACCAACCTATCTCCCAACGTGTCCGGAGAAACGAACCTGAACCTGGTAAAACAGGAGTTCACTAATGCCTATCTTAAACTGAAACACGATTATGAAGAAAAACTGGGTGAAGTGCTGAGGAATCATGTGAGATATTCTTCGATAAGCGTGGATACGGTGTCACCGTCTCTTTCATCAAAGTTCATAGACCGTGCTGTTCAGGTTACTGTAATATCTCTTATATTCGTTATACTCCTGACGTTTGCAGTGTTCCGTGTTCCCGCGCCGAGCGTGGCCGTGTTAACGGGCGCGTTGTTTGATATAATCATGGCGTTAGGTGCGATGGGATTGTTCGGAATACCTTTGACGTTGTCTTCGTTTGCAGCACTTCTGATGATGTTAGGGTTTTCTTTGGATACGGATATGATGCTCACTATCAAGATGCTGAAGATCAAACGCGGAGATTTGCGCGAACGCGCTTACGATGCGATGAGAACAGGTATGACTATGAGCACGACGGATTTTGTTGCCTTCGTGGTCTTGCTCGTGCTCGGTATCGTTGCTAATATAAGCACATACTACGAGATAGCGAGTGTTGCAGTATGCGGTTTGATAGGCGACCTCATTGCAACATGGATGTTCAACGCACCGATGGTTCTGTGGTATCTCGAATCGAGAAAGAAATGACGAGGTGGAATAGGAATGAGTTTTGCACTTCTGATACGTGATAAACGGATCATCTTCCTCATCTCCGTATTCGTGTTAGCCGTGGGGGTGCTGGTATTCCACGGTGTAAGGTTGGGTATCGATTTCAGAGGAGGTACCAGGATCCCGGTACTGCTGGAACATCCCGTTGACCCTGACACCATGATGGAGGTCATAAACATCATCAAGGTCCGTGCCAACTCGTTCGGTTTAACGGAAGTGAAAGTGTATGCGCGCGGTAACGACGAGGTGGTTGTTGAAATACCGAGCAGCGACAGAGAACTCGTTGAACAGACCAAAGAAACACTGGAGAAACAGGGTAAATTTATCGGTGTTGTTGACGGTAAGGTTGCTCTGAA
This DNA window, taken from Candidatus Micrarchaeota archaeon, encodes the following:
- a CDS encoding DUF1653 domain-containing protein yields the protein MVRDREDDNVKPGIYKHFKGKLYEVIGVARHSETLEELVVYGALYYDERFGENALWVRPKKMFLEHVVVDGKEVPRFKYVCAEPG